A genomic window from Cricetulus griseus strain 17A/GY chromosome 4, alternate assembly CriGri-PICRH-1.0, whole genome shotgun sequence includes:
- the S1pr2 gene encoding sphingosine 1-phosphate receptor 2: MGGLYSEYLNSGKVLEHYNYTKETLDMQETLSRKVASAFIILLCCAIVVENLLVLIAVARNSKFHSAMYLFLGNLAASDLLAGVAFVANTLFSGPVTLSLTPLQWFAREGSAFITLSASVFSLLAIAIERQVAIAKVKLYGSDKSCRMLMLIGASWLMSLILGGLPILGWNCLDHLEACSTVLPLYDKYYVLCVVTIFSVILLAIVALYVRIYFVVRSSHADIAGPQTLALLKTVTIVLGVFIICWLPAFSILLLDSTCPVRACPVLYKAHYFFAFATLNSLLNPVIYTWCSRDLRREVLRPLQCCRQGKRVTGRRGGTTGHRLLPLRSSSSLERGLHMPTSPTFLEGNTVV; encoded by the coding sequence atGGGTGGCTTATACTCAGAGTACCTCAATTCTGGGAAGGTTCTAGAACACTACAATTACACCAAGGAGACGCTGGACATGCAGGAGACGCTTTCCCGCAAGGTGGCCTCGGCCTTCATCATCCTCCTATGCTGTGCCATCGTGGTGGAGAACCTTCTGGTGTTAATCGCTGTGGCAAGGAACAGCAAGTTCCACTCAGCAATGTACCTGTTCCTCGGCAACCTGGCAGCCTCTGACCTGCTGGCAGGTGTGGCCTTCGTGGCCAACACCTTGTTCTCAGGGCCTGTCACTCTGTCACTGACTCCTTTGCAGTGGTTCGCCCGAGAGGGTTCAGCCTTCatcactctctctgcctcagtcttcAGCCTCCTGGCTATTGCCATCGAGAGACAAGTAGCCATTGCCAAGGTCAAGCTTTACGGCAGTGACAAAAGCTGTCGAATGTTGATGCTCATCGGGGCCTCTTGGCTGATGTCACTGATTCTGGGTGGCTTGCCCATCCTGGGCTGGAATTGTCTGGACCATCTGGAGGCCTGCTCCACTGTCCTGCCCCTCTATGACAAGTACTATGTGCTCTGTGTGGTCACCATCTTTTCTGTCATCTTATTGGCTATCGTGGCATTGTATGTCCGAATCTACTTTGTAGTCCGTTCCAGCCATGCCGATATTGCCGGTCCTCAGACACTGGCCCTGCTCAAGACAGTCACCATCGTACTGGGTGTTTTCATCATTTGCTGGCTCCCAGCTTTTAGCATCCTTCTCTTAGACTCTACCTGTCCCGTCCGGGCCTGTCCTGTCCTCTACAAAGCCCATTATTTTTTTGCCTTTGCCACACTCAACTCACTGCTTAACCCTGTCATCTATACGTGGTGTAGCCGGGACCTTCGGAGGGAGGTGCTGAGGCCCCTACAGTGCTGTCGGCAGGGGAAGAGAGTGACAGGCCGTAGAGGTGGGACCACGGGTCACCGGCTCCTGCCCCTCCGCAGCTCCAGTTCACTGGAGAGGGGCTTGCATATGCCTACATCACCTACGTTTCTGGAGGGCAACACAGTAGTCTGA